The following proteins come from a genomic window of Theileria equi strain WA chromosome 2 map unlocalized gcontig_1105316255037, whole genome shotgun sequence:
- a CDS encoding conserved hypothetical protein (encoded by transcript BEWA_039460A), protein MDEIFDNLTFQEIEAIIDNLSHGNLSSFVNNDQLNEALDKDAYIISNVSTQTGITKACEHGVKLSSIIKHKASKLNESTILELLDQIIAVLVTKFGKSVKQNALSSSQDQNTLELRSSQLNDITNCVDFVGISKYFPSKVLSFSSLSWDTLPLNGLISNETLSQTKRKRTTTVVETASKKELSTMVEYDENLETKRHVEEIQTSLRESTLNGPVRFWDFILDRDPVNGFNNTCYNLYSLTFLATSGDIELFEGPDKQIMLQASQDKGKRGENAQSVISGWSYDRWLALIKEYP, encoded by the exons atggatgaaattTTCGATAATCTCACCTTTCAGGAAATTGAAGCCATCATAGACAACCTCTCGCATGGAAATCTCTCTTCCTTTGTCAATAATGACCAGCTAAACGAAGCTCTAGATAAAGACGCCTATATTATCAGTAATGTGTCTACACAGACAGGAATCACAAAGGCCTGCGAGCACGGAGTGAAGCTCTCGTCCATCATCAAACACAAGGCATCAAAACTCAACGAAAGTACAATTCTTGAGCTTCTTGACCAGATTATCGCAGTGCTAGTCACAAAATTTGGCAAATCGGTGAAGCAAAATGCCCTTTCATCATCGCAGGATCAAAACACACTCGAATTACGATCCAGTCAACTCAACGACATCACAAATTGCGTAGACTTTGTGGGCATCTCAAAGTATTTCCCCTCCAAGGTCTTGTCATTCTCGTCTCTCTCCTGGGATACGCTGCCCCTAAACGGGCTCATCTCAAATGAGACTCTATCGCagacaaagaggaagagaacCACCACGGTGGTTGAAACCGCCTCCAAGAAGGAGCTGAGTACAATGGTCGAATATGACGAAAATTTGGAAACGAAGAGACACGTGGAAGAAATCCAAACTTCATTGCGGGAATCAACGTTAAATGGTCCAGTCAGGTTCTGGGACTTTATCCTAGACAGAGACCCAGTAAATGGCTTCAACAACACTTGCTATAACCTCTACTCACTCACATTTCTCGCAACTAGCGGAGATATTGAACTCTTTGAAGGACCGGACAAACAGATCATGTTACAG GCTTCCCAAGATAAGGGTAAAAGAGGAGAAAATGCACAGTCCGTCATCAGTGGATGGTCCTATGATCGATGGCTAGCTCTAATAAAAGAATATCCATAA
- a CDS encoding signal peptide containing protein (encoded by transcript BEWA_039440A), whose product MHGMIKSNRVSVILVILLSVQGLCDQLSIFSSVPLSIVAALSLYTGEALYSSRFHRSIYSFIPGCKEGGSISSIHSGRSPFNKHISYIASNDSSDLQIIQENKQLDLEGRVSIASLLSSFTHNRLQDGLNCQNNTVNQEETQSSGVIKVPCLVKVTGWIQSLRKVKGGEILFIDINDGSSSKDIQAVVNTKIPEFNSVLSLEKGDAISVVGTLDWRRGKPSDKSSSDVDIYVDDVSSGHKTAIYQNGPTDTLNPVMPSVNYYFEHLRHYPHLRSRNKTIAAIFRIRGEMIEFTHKFFKEKEYICTTTPLLTNMDSEGLGELFKVSFVADDEDEAKKSQEIKDDPTYLSVSGQLELESLCCSLGNVWKFGPAFRADRSDTPRHLSEFWMLEAEAIDITLEGIIHFIQEYIQKCSEWILSKCADDVNHLDETHGNGYRNSLVKMVSSNIEILEYTEAVKLLNKMVDEDSTSEHSKISWGENLSAAHERAIIKHFNGIVAIINYPEEIKPFYMKYVCHINTKLVTRSSADGTVQNFDILAPIANELAGGSIREDTYDVLIRKMEKSNISGKEYNRYIQLRQFGNIPHGGFGIGFDRLVMLMTGIQNIRDVIPYPIIRTKDSIL is encoded by the exons ATGCATGGCATGATCAAGAGTAACAGAGTTTCTGTGATTCTAGTAATCCTTTTATCGGTTCAGGGCCTGTGTGATCAATTGTCTATTTTTAGTTCTGTTCCTCTGTCGATTGTCGCAGCTCTCTCGTTATACACTGGAGAAGCATTATATTCATCAAGATTCCACAGAAGCATATACTCTTTTATACCAGGATGCAAGGAAGGTGGGAGTATATCATCCATACACTCAGGAAGATCACCTTTTAACAAACACATATCATATATCGCATCAAATGATTCTTCAGATTTACAGATTATCCaagaaaataaacaatTAGACCTTGAAG GAAGAGTCTCTATCGCATCGCTTCTCAGCAGTTTTACTCACAATAGACTGCAAGATGGATTAAATTGTCAAAATAACACTGTAAATCAGGAGGAAACTCAATCCTCTGGCGTTATAAAGGTCCCTTGCCTAGTTAAAGTCACTGGATGGATCCAGAGTTTGAGGAAAGTAAAAGGTGGTGAGATCCTTTTCATTGATATAAACGATGGATCATCATCTAAAGACATCCAAGCTGTAGTGAATACCAAGATTCCTGAATTTAACTCCGTTTTGTCGCTAGAAAAGGGGGATGCAATCTCTGTAGTCGGAACTCTTGACTGGAGGCGAGGTAAGCCCTCGGACAAATCCTCGTCTGATGTTGATATATACGTCGATGATGTATCTTCTGGGCATAAAACTGCTATATACCAAAATGGTCCCACTGATACTTTGAATCCAGTTATGCCATCCGTAAATTACTACTTTGAACATTTGCGACATTACCCTCATTTAAGGTCAAGAAACAAAACAATTGCTGCAATCTTTAGAATACGTGGAGAAATGATTGAATTCACACATAAATTCTTCAAG GAGAAGGAGTACATATGCACAACTACACCCTTGTTGACGAATATGGATTCAGAAGGACTCGGAGAACTATTCAAG GTATCATTCGTGgctgatgatgaagatgaggCAAAGAAAAGCCAAGAAATAAAG GATGATCCGACATATTTGAGTGTTTCCGGTCAACTGGAACTCGAGTCTCTTTGTTGTTCGCTTGGAAATGTATGGAAGTTTGGTCCAGCGTTCAGAGCGGACCGATCTGATACACCTAGGCATTTGTCTGAGTTTTGGATGCTTGAAGCAGAGGCAATTGATATAACTCTGGAGGgaattatacattttatcCAAGAGTATATTCAAAAATGCTCAGAATGGATACTTTCAAAATGTGCAGATGATGTCAATCATTTGGATGAAACCCATGGCAATGGCTATAGAAATTCTCTCGTCAAGATG GTGTCTTCAAACATAGAGATACTTGAATATACAGAAGCTGTAAAACTACTCAACAAG ATGGTTGATGAGGATTCAACTTCCGAACATTCTAAAATCTCCTGGGGAGAAAACTTATCTGCAGCCCATGAAAGAGCAATAATCAAGCATTTCAATGGTATTGTTGCCATAATAAATTATCCAGAAGAAATAAAACCATTTTATATGAAGTACGTTTGCCATATCAACACTAAACTTGTAACTAGGTCTTCTGCGGATGGAACCgtccaaaattttgatattctTGCACCAATAGCAAACGAACTGGCAGGAGGTTCTATAAGGGAAGATACATACGATGTACTAATAAG gaaaatggaaaagtcGAACATTTCTGGGAAAGAATACAACAG ATATATACAACTGCGTCAATTTGGAAATATACCGCATGGTGGATTCGGAATAGGATTTGATCGTCTAGTCATGTTGATGACCGGTATCCAGAATATCAGGGATGTCATACCTTACCCTATAATTAGGACAAAGGATTCGATTCTTTAG
- a CDS encoding phosphatidylinositol 4-kinase family protein (encoded by transcript BEWA_039450A), whose product MSDSNPPSVKLEDETPSSPELQGDINADKSDSHELSNTEIVEDSNVDHESQDDVISDRSVDNSQYSSFENGTSETNRFTIDNESVDNQLEKGELSYDTDGQNLDHTSNLSEDGTPHRLGTVNAVDENEEAVETTPKLEHSLSSQSSVSSGGGSTRSKKKGKVPVGTSENPIDVTDVVVDHGSLLELYQNDYFDAHMHMYHLYHKKEPGVHEYLVNMLYTKRNNDEISFYLPQLCQLAITKYGKSSLHRFLLDRASGSMHFALQLSWFYQAVLDDQMSKHDRLSQKITQETEMAVVNCKLITPSNFVRTQTDAERLASPNLLDRRLFIKSLNRDVYTDVNSLLVPQMPNSLVHNTFTLSCPNSKVKLKGVHTRLGNPLNLETHPLFDCNDDVFLELQRLMMKQRRLNYFNLLNNFVSLSMEVSMLLTTEPKRDAREPLLRVFASALNEWMLLRRCTVAAYEESFSYTGLSIPLKSISHLNDKTAFQMLRIVENEIKVFFSRKRAPFVFYIEFANLDEDVEAAKEMDKGLTAKNFYVFNSIVQDLLNYEILTPTHIATIKDPLECIRYALGMLPPEKMTAYDDAVLARDEESAQSEIASNGGGNEDEDDKDDGSDGELRRSSSCTQSFTTNKTMLNARTHSTSSKHRGLKDLTPEETRAVIWPETFETKRERIRKASPYGHLKSWQLCAFVIKGGDDLRQENMGHQILRLFSKIFRKAKLPLWLRPIDILVTGSSSGIMEFVHDTCSVDVIKRRFNAESIATVFEKLFADNIYEARKNFIESHAAYSLVSYLLHVKDKHNGNIMLDSKGHAIHIDYGYCLTNSPGNINFEATSFKLTNEYMDVIGGESSDNFAYFRTLVINGLLEARKHVDQIVLLVEMMTSASKMPCFVAGTMYTIEALKDRFMLNLSEETCRRKINEMIYASINNFRAVQYDNFQRLTNGIM is encoded by the exons atgtcAGACTCTAATCCCCCGAGCGTTAAACTAGAAGATGAAACTCCTTCAAGCCCCGAGTTGCAAGGCGATATTAACGCGGATAAGTCCGACTCACACGAATTGTCGAATACAGAAATCGTTGAAGATTCGAATGTTGATCATGAATCGCAGGATGACGTAATATCCGACCGATCTGTAGATAATTCACAATATTCGTcatttgaaaatggaaCCTCCGAAACAAATCGCTTTACAATCGATAATGAGTCTGTAGATAATCAGTTAGAAAAGGGTGAACTCTCATACGACACAGATGGTCAGAATTTGGATCACACATCTAACCTCTCTGAAGATGGTACACCTCATAGGCTAGGTACTGTCAATGCGGTAGATGAAAACGAAGAGGCTGTTGAAACCACGCCAAAGCTGGAGCATTCCCTGTCTTCTCAGTCCAGCGTATCTAGCGGAGGAGGGAGTACAAGATCCAAGAAAAAGGGAAAAGTGCCTGTTGGAACTAGTGAGAATCCAATTGATGTAACAGATGTGGTTGTTGATCACGGAAGTTTGTTAGAACTATACCAAAATGACTATTTTGATGCGCATATGCACATGTATCACTTGTATCATAAAAAGGAGCCGGGTGTTCACGAGTATCTCGTAAACATGCTATACACTAAGCGTAACAACGATGAAATATCGTTTTATTTGCCCCAACTATG CCAACTTGCAATAACAAAGTACGGAAAGTCCTCGTTACACAGATTCCTGCTCGATAGAGCTTCAGGATCTATGCACTTTGCTCTGCAGCTATCATGGTTTTACCAGGCTGTATTGGACGATCAAATGTCGA AACATGACCGGTTATCCCAAAAGATCACTCAGGAGACAGAGATGGCAGTGGTCAACTGTAAACTGATAACACCGTCAAACTTTGTGAGAACTCAGACTGATGCTGAAAGGTTAGCGTCCCCTAATCTACTGGACAGAAGACTCTTTATCAAGTCGTTGAACAGAGACGTATACACCGATGTGAACTCACTACTGGTTCCTCAAATGCCAAATTCTCTGGTTCACAACACATTCACTCTATCTTGTCCGAACTCCAAGGTTAAACTGAAGGGTGTGCACACTAGACTTGGTAATCCCCTGAATCTGGAAACACATCCTCTCTTTGACTGCAATGATGATGTGTTCCTGGAGTTGCAACGGCTGATGATGAAGCAAAGACGTCTCAACTACTTTAACCTGCTCAACAACTTTGTGAGTCTGAGTATGGAGGTGTCAATGTTGCTTACAACCGAGCCGAAGAGAGATGCCAGAGAACCCCTTTTGAGGGTCTTTGCCAGTGCtttgaatgaatggatgttACTGCGTAGATGTACTGTTGCAGCCTATGAAGAGAGCTTTTCCTACACTGGACTCTCTATCCCGCTAAAGTCCATAAGTCACCTGAATGACAAGACGGCGTTCCAGATGCTTCGCATAGTCGAAAATGAAATCAAGGTTTTCTTCTCCAGAAAGAGAGCTCCTTTTGTCTTTTACATTGAATTTGCCAACTTGGATGAAGACGTGGAGGCTGCCAAGGAGATGGATAAAGGCTTGACTGCAAAGAACTTTTACGTCTTTAACTCCATTGTACAAGACTTGCTAAACTATGAAATACTTACTCCAACACATATCGCAACAATTAAGGACCCTCTGGAGTGCATCCGCTATGCCCTGGGCATGCTGCCTCCGGAGAAGATGACAGCCTACGATGACGCTGTGCTGGCCAGAGACGAAGAAAGTGCGCAATCAGAAATTGCAAGTAATGGAGGCGGCAATGAGGATGAGGACgataaagatgatggaagTGACGGAGAGTTGAGAAGAAGTTCCTCATGCACTCAGAGCTTTACGACCAACAAGACCATGCTCAACGCTAGAACCCACTCTACAAGCTCCAAACACCGTGGTCTCAAGGACCTTACTCCTGAGGAGACCAGGGCAGTCATATGGCCAGAGACTTTTGAGACGAAGAGGGAGCGTATTCGCAAGGCATCTCCGTATGGACACCTAAAGAGTTGGCAGTTGTGTGCCTTTGTTATCAAGGGTGGCGATGATTTACGCCAGGAGAACATGGGCCACCAGATTTTGAGACTCTTTTCCAAGATTTTCAGGAAGGCAAAACTGCCACTTTGGCTGCGTCCCATTGACATTCTGGTAACAGGTTCTAGCTCTGGCATCATGGAGTTTGTGCACGACACCTGCTCCGTCGATGTAATCAAGAGAAGGTTTAACGCAGAGTCGATAGCTACGGTGTTTGAGAAACTATTCGCAGACAACATTTACGAAGCCAGGAAGAACTTTATAGAGAGCCATGCGGCCTACTCTCTGGTTTCCTACCTGTTACATGTCAAGGACAAGCACAATGGAAACATCATGTTGGACTCCAAGGGACACGCCATCCACATTGACTACGGTTACTGTCTGACTAATTCACCAGGTAACATCAACTTTGAGGCGACTTCATTCAAACTCACAAACGAATACATGGACGTTATTGGCGGGGAGTCATCAGATAACTTTGCCTACTTTAGGACACTCGTTATAAACGGACTGTTGGAGGCGAGGAAGCACGTTGACCAGATTGTCTTGCTGGTTGAGATGATGACGTCGGCTAGTAAGATGCCATGTTTTGTTGCTGGGACAATGTACACCATAGAAGCCCTCAAGGACAGATTTATGCTGAACCTATCGGAAGAAACATGCAGGAGGAAGATCAACGAAATGATCTATGCGTCCATCAACAACTTTAGAGCCGTACAATATGATAACTTCCAACGTCTAACCAATGGCATAATGTAG
- a CDS encoding conserved hypothetical protein (encoded by transcript BEWA_039430A), producing MELDINDLYTFITVSVISSVCITIGVGGGILYVPILGYIFNDIAYGVYLSKLSVLISSSLGLLYHLFHDIFAKNDASEAGQTPPRIHILLAISIIPWCIIGSFFGVTIHFMAKKYLKILLTTFVSITATISVCKLVRRYMEKKAPETEPDEKCPSQSPSQENIIEEQEEPSVATIAAYDISEIHGDVQRIVGCFIIVGMLVVYYLSLNVPCKYFAAILRVVCILVGLFYSAKIRKSMEVKYVQQTVGACSQQIRKFFSNAIVRIIVKIMVAVLCGLLSGTIGIGAGIFLIPLLQFLLLPPLSVAATSNLLTLVMAVSSTLKFKTTIKYTYKMVIPTVSGSLIGSGASIFFIRSVVKDKFSDTFINMILFSVCTMSIILTWTL from the coding sequence ATGGAGCTCGATATAAACGACTTGTACACCTTCATCACAGTTTCTGTGATATCCTCCGTCTGTATCACCATAGGTGTCGGCGGAGGTATTCTATATGTGCCAATTTTAGGGTACATATTCAATGACATCGCATACGGGGTGTACCTCTCAAAACTTTCGGTGCTTATCTCTTCCAGCCTTGGCcttttatatcatctatTCCATGACATTTTCGCCAAAAATGACGCTTCTGAGGCTGGACAGACGCCTCCAAGGATACACATTTTGCTCGCGATATCCATAATACCGTGGTGTATTATCGGATCATTCTTTGGTGTCACAATACATTTCATGGCAAAAAAGTATCTTAAGATTCTTCTGACAACATTCGTCTCTATCACAGCCACTATCAGTGTTTGTAAACTGGTAAGGAGGTACATGGAGAAAAAGGCTCCGGAAACTGAACCAGACGAGAAATGCCCATCACAGTCTCCAAGTCAAGAGAACATAATTGAAGAGCAAGAGGAGCCATCAGTTGCTACGATTGCAGCGTATGATATTTCTGAGATACATGGAGACGTGCAAAGGATTGTAGGATGCTTTATTATAGTTGGTATGCTGGTTGTTTATTACCTCAGTTTAAATGTCCCATGCAAGTATTTTGCCGCCATTTTAAGGGTTGTATGTATATTAGTTGGTCTATTTTACTCTGCAAAGATCAGAAAATCAATGGAGGTCAAATATGTACAACAGACCGTTGGAGCGTGCTCTCAGCAAATCCGCAAGTTTTTCTCAAATGCAATTGTGCGTATTATAGTAAAAATTATGGTAGCGGTACTTTGCGGGTTACTCTCTGGTACTATTGGCATAGGTGCCGGGATATTCTTAATCCCACTGTTGCAATTTTTACTATTACCTCCACTCTCTGTAGCTGCTACTTCGAATCTTTTAACGTTAGTCATGGCTGTTTCATCAACACTAAAGTTCAAAACTACCATTAAATACACGTACAAGATGGTAATTCCAACCGTTTCTGGGTCACTGATAGGATCAGGTGCATCaatattcttcatcagatCTGTTGTAAAGGACAAGTTTTCAGATACTTTCATCAATATGATCCTATTTTCTGTCTGTACAATGTCGATCATCCTAACATGGACACTCTAG
- a CDS encoding conserved hypothetical protein (encoded by transcript BEWA_039420A), which yields MRISVNVDDDEYSSKRLRIGIWPSRSFKMFDEIIPELQSHKGSMETNVEVYRDNRDEFLSDDLFALVAHSDNVCLLGTNYNYQTHLDKAMMRKSKDTSDDESFTDEKCFKASTLLVIVSKEDLNRIELKDLQSHIISIIEPFKAFQANLKCILIMHGLRDYALHGNMLRNKNGEIKVKDSHLLHTSMLNELTCHLLIHYDVDTVETDDAIDLARFIMSSCSSIELCLSRKSALNFKSKPHESLKEELPPMKKTWLTQLLQIPEVGKDTAKSIANVYNGPSEIIKSVINSHDKCLTTMKNISLNSKTRRKIGASLAKRVTLLYSYNLVPDDRVF from the exons ATGAGGATCAGTGTTAATGTAGATGACGATGAGTACTCCTCCAAGAGGCTAAGGATCGGGATATGGCCCTCAAGGTCGTTCAAGATGTTTGACGAAATAATCCCAGAGCTACAGTCACACAAGGGCTCTATGGAGACTAATGTGGAAGTTTACAGAGATAACAGAGATGAATTCCTCTCTGACGACCTATTTGCCCTTGTAGCTCACTCCGATAACGTCTGCCTGCTGGGAACAAACTATAACTATCAGACACATTTGGACAAGGCGATGATGAGGAAATCAAAGG ATACATCTGATGACGAGTCGTTTACTGATGAAAAATGCTTTAAAGCGTCCACACTACTTGTTATTGTCTCAAAGGAAGACTTGAACAGGATCGAATTGAAGGATCTTCAGAGTCACATTATTTCAATAATAGAGCCGTTTAAAGCTTTCCAGGCGAATCTAAAATGCATACTGATCATGCATGGTCTGAGAGACTATGCACTTCATGGCAATATGCTACGTAACAAAAACGGTGAAATAAAGGTCAAGGATAGCCATTTACTACACACCTCAATGCTAAATGAGTTAACGTGTCATTTGTTAATTCATTATGATGTTGATACTGTGGAGACCGACGATGCTATTGACCTTGCACGCTTTATCATGAGCTCCTGTTCGTCGATAGAGCTCTGTCTATCCAGAAAAAGTGCTCTAAACTTCAAATCAAAGCCGCATGAATCTCTAAAGGAGGAGCTTCCACCGATGAAAAAGAC GTGGTTGACTCAATTACTACAAATACCTGAAGTCGGAAAGGACACAGCCAAATCTATAGCCAACGT GTACAACGGACCTTCCGAGATCATAAAGTCCGTGATCAATTCTCATGACAAATGTCTGACTACCATGAAGAATATCAGTTTGAATAGCAAAACTAGGAGGAAGATCGGAGCCTCTCTGGCAAAGAG GGTAACACTCCTCTACTCGTACAACCTCGTACCCGATGATCGAGTCTTTTAG